A genomic window from Micromonospora ferruginea includes:
- a CDS encoding PP2C family protein-serine/threonine phosphatase has product MAGAALPADDRLARELLDGLAEAVVTIDPAGVVTLVNAMAAELLPELAPGVALAASRVPALAEAARDGAGTFETEHLGRRLRGVRRELAGGRCAWYVRDVTEERARTDALLAERSRTAFLAQAGSRLGLSLHREQTLRTAVTLPVPYLADVAVVVHRPPPPAEDEPHWIRWAAGDPSPVTGVAGWRAAESVPGLVEALEGDLTEPSPWLDAELADLAEMLPVGFGRPGTVLISPMTSAGGPAGALVLARRPERAGFDQREIALAREFAGRAGAALAAAELYGEQTHLARVLQNSLLPPTLPHLPGMTLAGGYRAAGDSLRIGGDFYDLFPTPDGGLFALGDVCGKGVGAAVLTGRVRQSLQTLRLVEQRPRELMELLNRALLDAPGAAARAQFTTLLLGTLHREPDGALLVRMAGGGHPAPLVVRAGGGIDVVRVGGMPVGALTAARFAEAEVRLAPGDLLLAYTDGVTEARGGPTELAMFGDDRLRQAIASGAGLPPAALVDRVLQLVDEWLDGQPHDDIAMLAVAAS; this is encoded by the coding sequence GTGGCCGGGGCCGCGCTGCCGGCCGACGACCGCCTCGCCCGCGAACTGCTGGACGGGCTGGCCGAGGCCGTCGTGACGATCGACCCGGCGGGCGTGGTGACCCTGGTCAACGCCATGGCAGCGGAACTCCTCCCCGAGCTGGCGCCGGGCGTGGCCCTGGCCGCCTCCCGGGTGCCCGCGCTCGCCGAGGCGGCCCGCGACGGCGCCGGCACGTTCGAGACCGAGCATCTCGGCCGGCGGTTGCGCGGCGTCCGGCGCGAGCTGGCCGGGGGCCGCTGCGCCTGGTACGTGCGGGACGTCACCGAGGAGCGGGCCCGCACCGACGCGTTGCTCGCCGAGCGGTCCCGCACCGCGTTCCTGGCCCAGGCCGGCAGCCGGCTCGGGCTCTCCCTGCACCGGGAGCAGACGCTGCGCACCGCGGTGACCCTGCCGGTGCCCTACCTGGCCGACGTCGCCGTGGTGGTGCACCGGCCGCCGCCACCGGCCGAGGACGAGCCGCACTGGATCCGGTGGGCCGCCGGCGACCCGTCCCCGGTCACCGGCGTGGCCGGCTGGCGGGCGGCGGAATCCGTTCCCGGCCTGGTCGAGGCGCTCGAAGGCGACCTCACCGAGCCGAGCCCCTGGCTCGACGCCGAGCTGGCCGACCTGGCCGAGATGCTTCCCGTCGGCTTCGGCCGGCCGGGCACGGTGCTGATCAGCCCGATGACCAGCGCCGGCGGGCCGGCCGGGGCGCTGGTCCTGGCCCGCCGCCCCGAGCGGGCCGGCTTCGACCAGCGGGAGATCGCGCTGGCCCGGGAGTTCGCCGGCCGCGCCGGCGCCGCGCTGGCCGCCGCCGAGCTGTACGGCGAGCAGACCCACCTGGCCCGGGTCCTGCAGAACAGCCTGCTCCCGCCGACGTTGCCGCACCTGCCCGGGATGACGCTGGCCGGCGGCTACCGGGCCGCCGGGGACAGCCTGCGCATCGGCGGCGACTTCTACGACCTGTTCCCCACCCCGGACGGGGGCCTCTTCGCCCTCGGTGACGTCTGCGGCAAGGGTGTCGGCGCGGCGGTGCTGACCGGCCGGGTCCGCCAGTCGTTGCAGACCCTCCGCCTGGTCGAGCAGCGCCCCCGGGAGCTGATGGAACTGCTCAACCGGGCACTGCTGGACGCGCCGGGGGCCGCCGCGCGGGCCCAGTTCACCACGCTCCTGCTCGGCACGCTGCACCGGGAACCCGACGGCGCGCTGCTGGTCCGGATGGCCGGCGGCGGGCATCCCGCGCCCCTGGTCGTCCGCGCCGGCGGCGGGATCGACGTGGTCCGGGTGGGCGGCATGCCGGTGGGCGCGCTGACCGCGGCGAGGTTCGCCGAGGCCGAGGTGCGGCTCGCCCCGGGCGACCTGCTGCTGGCGTACACCGACGGGGTGACCGAGGCCCGCGGCGGCCCCACCGAGCTGGCCATGTTCGGCGACGACCGGCTGCGGCAGGCGATCGCCTCGGGGGCCGGGCTGCCACCGGCCGCGCTGGTCGACCGGGTGCTCCAACTCGTCGACGAGTGGCTCGACGGGCAACCGCA